A genome region from Sulfitobacter sp. W027 includes the following:
- the repB gene encoding plasmid partitioning protein RepB produces MARKGILSSGPETKQKVDRPKTPSLEPVQAKPKASLMPRGAVGALQSSLNRMQENAVQELDGTLIDMAGVEDRLGTDAQAQKQLQDSLKTYGQQVPVLVRPHPKTPGRFEIVYGRRRLQALKSLGMPVKAMVRQLDDHALVMAQGQENTARQDLSFIEKASFAAQLDTGGHGRQTIADALSIDLPMVSRMLKVGHAFDLPFLRQVGSAPSIGRDRWMALVKLFETPVAKTRAKDRMARPDWGSLTSDDRFEAIYACASTRPEKAAAPAPSAKPRTLRSRDGKAVADIRSGKRGVTVTVPSRAAEGFDTWLDAHAEELLREIHDRWQKTRA; encoded by the coding sequence ATGGCACGCAAAGGCATTCTATCTTCCGGACCCGAGACCAAACAGAAGGTCGATAGGCCCAAAACTCCCTCTTTAGAGCCTGTTCAAGCGAAACCTAAGGCGAGTTTAATGCCTCGCGGCGCTGTCGGCGCATTGCAGTCGTCCTTGAACCGGATGCAGGAGAATGCAGTTCAGGAACTGGATGGCACGCTTATCGACATGGCGGGCGTTGAAGACCGCTTAGGGACTGATGCACAGGCTCAGAAGCAGCTTCAGGACAGTCTGAAGACCTATGGGCAACAGGTGCCGGTACTGGTGCGCCCTCACCCCAAAACACCCGGTCGTTTTGAAATTGTTTACGGGCGCCGGCGGCTTCAGGCTCTGAAATCGCTCGGGATGCCTGTAAAGGCTATGGTTAGGCAACTCGATGACCATGCGCTCGTCATGGCGCAGGGTCAGGAGAACACGGCCCGGCAAGACCTGTCTTTCATCGAAAAGGCCAGTTTTGCAGCTCAGCTCGATACGGGCGGGCACGGCCGGCAGACTATTGCGGATGCTTTGTCGATCGACCTTCCGATGGTTAGTCGGATGCTCAAGGTTGGTCATGCATTCGACCTGCCATTCTTGCGTCAAGTCGGCTCGGCTCCTTCTATTGGCCGCGACCGTTGGATGGCATTGGTAAAGTTGTTTGAAACGCCCGTTGCGAAAACACGGGCCAAGGATCGGATGGCGCGCCCCGATTGGGGTAGTCTGACTTCAGACGATCGCTTTGAAGCGATCTACGCTTGCGCATCAACCCGGCCCGAAAAAGCCGCCGCCCCTGCCCCATCCGCAAAGCCCCGCACCTTGCGGAGCCGTGATGGCAAGGCAGTGGCAGACATCCGTAGCGGCAAGCGGGGCGTGACTGTCACCGTGCCCTCGCGGGCGGCAGAAGGGTTCGATACATGGCTCGATGCGCATGCAGAAGAGCTTTTGCGAGAGATTCACGACCGCTGGCAGAAGACCCGCGCGTGA